A window of Cryptomeria japonica chromosome 3, Sugi_1.0, whole genome shotgun sequence contains these coding sequences:
- the LOC131060124 gene encoding G-type lectin S-receptor-like serine/threonine-protein kinase At2g19130: protein MDWSLKRFIFALVMLILQRNGDLLVDGGDTLSLGVSLREKQTIISKNGTFELGFFSPNGTSKWYVGIWYTQISVKTIVWVANRETPIKHTPGILTLSTSGYLTISDLQGKAVWSSNSTQQAKASRASILDSGNFVLLGSKNTSEIVWESFANPTDHLLPTMKFWKGLKLISWKSSVDPAPGPFIHQMDPSPGKNSFLLQYKNGVSYYSTGEWSGKDYATVPPGLSSTLYQQELVVFSPTRMYYMYSYTPNADSTVVMKEVLHENGEISRYSWANNNWNLINRAPTSSCGVYGVCGAYGVCFTQENIQLCECVQGFQPRDSNSWHSQEWWLSGCVRRTPLNCSAINGSRSDDIDGFLQISNTTLSDEEGVQYGQESSLLECKTACLNNCSCTAFSFTNSIPGVCKLWFSDLLGLQATSSTGQPSFIRLAASDVPQRGRLLGHVEDYDTTISLRTFTCNELKTATNNFTHMLGKGAFGSVFKGTLPEATLVAVKKLEGRAQSEKQFRAEISTIGNIQHVNLVRLRGFCVEGSQRMLVYDFLQNGSLDSFLSRKSKEADRLLDWKTRFGIALGTARALAYLHEGCRDRIIHCDIKPENILLDADFSPKIGDFGLAKLVGRDFSAVLTTTRGTRGYLAPEWICGLPITVKADVYSFGMTLLEIISGRRNIDLSVQESQYFPTWAATEIQKGNIMGIVDEKIADKADVEEVRRAAVVSIQCIQEDENRRPSMSQVVRMLEGISDGDVEL from the exons ATGGATTGGTCCCTGAAGCGTTTCATTTTCGCTCTTGTTATGCTCATTCTTCAGCGCAATGGCGATTTATTAGTTGATGGTGGAGACACCCTCTCTTTGGGGGTTTCTCTGAGGGAAAAGCAGACTATTATTTCAAAGAATGGTACTTTTGAATTGGGATTTTTTAGTCCTAACGGAACCAGCAAATGGTATGTTGGCATCTGGTATACCCAGATCTCTGTCAAGACCATCGTTTGGGTGGCTAACAGGGAAACTCCCATCAAACACACGCCGGGTATTTTGACGCTCTCTACGTCTGGTTATCTCACCATATCTGATTTGCAAGGAAAAGCCGTTTGGTCCAGTAATAGTACTCAGCAGGCAAAGGCGTCCAGAGCTTCCATACTGGACAGTGGAAATTTTGTTCTTTTAGGCTCCAAGAACACTTCTGAGATTGTGTGGGAGAGCTTCGCGAATCCCACTGATCATCTTTTGCCTACGATGAAGTTTTGGAAAGGTTTGAAATTAATCTCTTGGAAGAGTTCGGTGGATCCAGCGCCTGGGCCCTTCATTCACCAAATGGATCCATCCCCAGGAAAGAATAGCTTTTTGCTGCAGTATAAAAATGGTGTTTCGTACTACAGCACGGGAGAGTGGAGTGGTAAAGATTACGCCACCGTACCACCGGGATTATCTTCTACCTTATATCAACAGGAATTGGTGGTGTTTTCTCCGACGAGAATGTACTACATGTATTCGTATACACCCAATGCTGATTCTACGGTGGTGATGAAGGAAGTTCTCCACGAGAATGGCGAGATATCACGCTACTCTTGGGCAAATAATAATTGGAACCTGATTAATAGAGCACCCACATCAAGTTGCGGCGTGTATGGTGTATGTGGGGCTTATGGGGTGTGCTTCACCCAAGAAAATATTCAGTTATGCGAATGCGTGCAAGGCTTTCAGCCAAGAGACTCAAATTCCTGGCATTCTCAGGAATGGTGGCTAAGCGGTTGTGTTCGCCGTACTCCATTAAACTGCTCCGCCATCAACGGCAGTAGGAGTGACGACATAGATGGTTTTCTCCAAATTAGTAATACCACTTTGTCTGATGAAGAAGGTGTTCAGTATGGCCAAGAGTCGAGtcttctagaatgtaaaactgctTGTCTCAACAATTGCTCCTGCACTGCTTTTTCTTTCACTAATTCTATTCCTGGTGTTTGTAAATTGTGGTTTAGCGATCTGTTAGGCCTGCAGGCTACTTCTTCTACCGGCCAGCCCTCATTCATTCGATTGGCTGCTTCTGATGTGCCACA GCGTGGAAGACTGCTTGGGCATGTCGAGGATTACGACACAACAATATCGCTCAGAACATTCACTTGCAACGAGCTCAAAACTGCGACCAACAATTTCACCCATATGTTGGGAAAGGGAGCATTTGGCTCTGTCTTCAAAGGAACTCTGCCAGAAGCTACACTTGTGGCCGTGAAAAAATTAGAGGGTCGTGCGCAATCAGAAAAGCAATTCCGTGCTGAAATAAGCACCATTGGAAACATACAACATGTGAATTTGGTGAGGCTCCGGGGATTCTGCGTAGAGGGATCTCAAAGAATGCTTGTTTATGACTTTTTGCAAAACGGGTCTCTCGACTCTTTCTTGTCCCGCAAGTCTAAAGAAGCAGACAGATTGTTGGACTGGAAAACCAGGTTTGGAATCGCTTTAGGTACTGCAAGAGCTTTAGCTTACCTTCACGAAGGATGCAGGGATCGCATCATCCATTGCGATATCAAGCCAGAGAATATTCTTCTAGATGCAGATTTTTCCCCAAAAATCGGGGATTTTGGACTGGCAAAACTTGTTGGCAGAGATTTCAGCGCAGTGTTGACGACAACAAGAGGAACGAGAGGGTATTTGGCTCCGGAGTGGATATGCGGCCTGCCAATCACAGTGAAGGCAGATGTATATAGTTTCGGCATGACCCTGCTCGAAATAATCTCAGGCCGACGAAATATTGATTTGAGTGTGCAAGAGTCGCAATACTTTCCGACGTGGGCAGCAACAGAAATTCAGAAAGGGAACATAATGGGCATCGTGGATGAAAAAATTGCAGACAAAGCGGATGTGGAAGAGGTTAGAAGAGCAGCTGTGGTAAGCATTCAGTGCATTCAAGAGGATGAGAATAGGAGGCCGAGTATGAGCCAAGTTGTTCGGATGTTGGAAGGCATATCGGATGGTGACGTGGAATTATGA